In Antarcticibacterium arcticum, the genomic stretch ATAAAACCCTAAATTAATGTATAGAAGAATAATCATCCTTATAAGTATTGCATTTTTTATTGTTTCCTGCGGGAGTAAAAAGAAAGCCTTTGAAATGGAAGACGCCGCTACCTCAAAAGTGGTTACTATGCATTATAACAATGAAGCTCAATTTAAGACCCTTAACAGCAGGATGCGGCTTAAATATCAGGATGAGGAAAGATCCCAGAGCGTTACGGTAAGTTTCAGGATGGAAAAAGATAATACCATCTGGATGAGTGCCCAGCTCCTGGGAATACCGCTTGCCAAAGCCTTAATAACCCGTGACAGGGTAAGTTATTTTGAAAAGATCAATAAGACTTATTTTGATGGAGATTATAGTTTATTAAGCAAATGGCTGGGAACTCCGCTTGATTTTGATAAGCTTCAGAATCTACTCTTAGGGCAAACTATATATGACTTAAGAGAAGACAGGTATAAATTGACAGAATCTACCCGTG encodes the following:
- a CDS encoding DUF4292 domain-containing protein, which gives rise to MYRRIIILISIAFFIVSCGSKKKAFEMEDAATSKVVTMHYNNEAQFKTLNSRMRLKYQDEERSQSVTVSFRMEKDNTIWMSAQLLGIPLAKALITRDRVSYFEKINKTYFDGDYSLLSKWLGTPLDFDKLQNLLLGQTIYDLREDRYKLTESTRGYQLVPSNELDVIKKLFLLDPQSYKATAQQLSQENENRNVTVTYPKYQRVSGQTIPEDIRIVANESGKGTQIEISMRSVILNESVTFPFEIPSGYEEIVID